One stretch of Acidobacteriota bacterium DNA includes these proteins:
- a CDS encoding Gfo/Idh/MocA family oxidoreductase, translating into MNPTKHRRTFLKSTAATAATLTVDTITSRPIHAQKSRLRFGVIGLNHGHINGQVKAVQRGGGELISFFAKEPDLSAKFQKDFPGVKLARSEDEVLSDSSLQLIVSASIPNERAPLGVRVMQHGKDFMVDKPGVTSLEQLAVVRRVQAQTKRIYSILYSERLENGATLKAGELVKAGAIGKVIQTVGLGPHQVRPETRPAWFWDTKFYGGIITDIASHQFDQFLYFTGSTSGEVAAAQVRNVNHPKYPNFEDFGDVLLHGNGGTGYIRVDWFTPEGLGTWGDGRLTVIGTEGFLEIHKNVDIGGRKGGNHLFLVNQKETRYFDCSKEPLPYGEQLVNDVLNRTETAMPQTHCFLATELALKAQKMARKLS; encoded by the coding sequence ATGAACCCAACAAAACACCGCCGCACCTTTTTGAAATCCACGGCAGCCACAGCGGCTACTTTAACGGTTGACACCATCACATCGCGGCCAATTCATGCACAGAAGAGCCGTCTGCGATTCGGCGTGATCGGTCTGAATCACGGTCACATCAACGGGCAGGTCAAAGCCGTCCAGCGCGGGGGCGGGGAATTGATCTCCTTCTTTGCGAAGGAGCCTGATTTGAGCGCCAAATTCCAAAAAGACTTCCCCGGCGTCAAACTTGCGCGTAGCGAGGATGAGGTACTTTCGGACAGCAGCCTTCAACTCATCGTAAGTGCCTCAATTCCAAATGAACGCGCGCCGCTGGGCGTGCGCGTGATGCAACACGGCAAAGATTTCATGGTGGATAAACCCGGCGTCACTTCGCTGGAACAATTGGCCGTCGTGCGCCGCGTGCAAGCGCAAACCAAACGCATCTATTCGATCCTTTACAGCGAACGGTTGGAAAACGGCGCGACCCTCAAGGCGGGCGAATTGGTCAAAGCCGGCGCCATCGGCAAAGTGATTCAAACCGTCGGCCTGGGGCCGCATCAGGTTCGCCCTGAGACGCGCCCGGCCTGGTTTTGGGACACCAAATTTTACGGCGGCATCATCACCGACATCGCCTCGCATCAATTCGATCAGTTCTTGTATTTCACCGGCTCGACCAGCGGGGAAGTCGCCGCCGCGCAAGTCCGCAATGTCAATCATCCGAAGTATCCCAACTTTGAAGACTTCGGCGATGTGTTGTTGCACGGCAATGGCGGCACCGGCTACATCCGCGTGGATTGGTTTACGCCGGAGGGCCTGGGCACCTGGGGCGATGGCCGCCTGACTGTCATCGGCACCGAAGGCTTTCTCGAAATCCACAAGAACGTAGACATCGGCGGGCGCAAAGGCGGCAATCACCTTTTCCTGGTCAATCAAAAAGAAACCCGTTACTTCGATTGCAGCAAAGAGCCGCTGCCGTATGGCGAACAACTGGTCAACGACGTGCTCAATCGCACCGAGACGGCGATGCCCCAGACGCATTGTTTTCTGGCGACGGAATTGGCACTGAAGGCGCAAAAAATGGCGCGCAAATTGAGTTGA
- a CDS encoding exo-alpha-sialidase — protein sequence MMKRTGLFKLFASLFLLVFATTASFAQVRELPAPAGPGSGQPNLAVARDGRVYLSWIEKLGGGRFSLRFAVREKDAWSAPRVIAEGANWFVNWADFPSLIVLPDGTLAAHWLVKNGPGTFDYAVTIARSFDGGQTWGKPFVPHRDGKLAEHGFVSLFAARDGNLAAVWLDGREMKPGASEHDHGGGDMTLRYVKIKRDGTLTDEAVLDARVCECCQTSAAMTEAGPVVVYRDRSDNETRDISIVRLVNGQWSQPRTVGADNWQINGCPVNGPAVAAAGRRVAVAWFTAVNNQPRVKLAFSNDAGASFGAPLTIDDGNPAGRVETLLLADGSALVCWLEKLPEGGAVRVRRVWPADIAGKRGEAVTVSTAGAARSNGFPQMARTGQTLVFAWTGAQVLTATMSLPD from the coding sequence ATGATGAAGCGCACCGGTTTGTTCAAACTGTTTGCCAGCCTGTTTTTATTGGTATTCGCCACCACGGCCAGTTTCGCCCAAGTGCGCGAATTGCCTGCGCCTGCCGGGCCGGGCAGCGGACAGCCCAATCTGGCGGTCGCGCGTGATGGTCGCGTGTATTTGAGCTGGATCGAAAAGCTGGGCGGCGGGCGCTTTTCATTGCGCTTTGCCGTGCGCGAAAAAGATGCCTGGTCAGCGCCGCGCGTGATTGCCGAGGGCGCGAACTGGTTCGTCAACTGGGCCGACTTCCCGTCGTTGATCGTGTTGCCGGATGGAACGCTGGCGGCGCATTGGCTGGTCAAGAATGGGCCGGGCACTTTCGATTACGCAGTGACCATCGCGCGTTCATTCGATGGCGGCCAGACCTGGGGCAAGCCGTTTGTGCCGCACCGCGATGGCAAGCTGGCGGAGCATGGCTTTGTTTCGCTCTTTGCCGCGCGCGATGGCAATTTGGCGGCGGTCTGGCTGGATGGGCGCGAGATGAAACCGGGCGCAAGTGAGCATGATCACGGAGGCGGCGACATGACGTTGCGCTACGTGAAGATCAAACGCGACGGCACGCTGACCGATGAAGCCGTGCTGGACGCGCGCGTGTGTGAATGCTGCCAGACTTCGGCGGCGATGACCGAAGCTGGGCCGGTGGTCGTTTATCGGGATCGCTCAGACAATGAAACGCGCGACATTTCGATTGTGCGGCTGGTAAACGGCCAGTGGAGCCAGCCGCGCACGGTCGGCGCTGACAACTGGCAAATCAACGGCTGTCCGGTCAACGGCCCTGCGGTCGCGGCGGCGGGGCGGCGCGTGGCAGTGGCCTGGTTCACCGCCGTCAACAATCAACCACGCGTGAAGCTGGCGTTCAGCAACGACGCCGGTGCGAGTTTTGGCGCGCCGCTCACGATTGACGATGGTAATCCGGCGGGCCGTGTCGAAACGTTGTTGCTGGCTGACGGCAGCGCGTTGGTGTGCTGGCTGGAAAAATTACCAGAGGGCGGCGCGGTGCGCGTGCGGCGCGTCTGGCCCGCAGATATTGCTGGCAAACGTGGCGAAGCAGTCACCGTTTCGACTGCGGGCGCGGCGCGTTCAAACGGCTTCCCGCAAATGGCGCGCACGGGCCAGACGCTGGTGTTCGCTTGGACGGGCGCGCAGGTGTTGACCGCAACAATGTCGCTGCCTGATTGA
- a CDS encoding transposase, with product MYDYRKLTAEQQCEVVLYRHQHGRPWHSPPHWEFTGAKQFLISAACYEHAPVIGATLERMTECENKLLEICAQYGSAVYAWCILPNHYHLLLKTDQQKALLAELGRFHGRSSYEWNLQDACTRRKTWHRCFDRDIRSHRHFWASVNYVHHNPV from the coding sequence ATGTATGACTACCGCAAGCTCACGGCGGAACAGCAATGTGAAGTGGTGTTGTACCGGCATCAACACGGGCGGCCCTGGCATTCGCCGCCACACTGGGAATTCACGGGGGCCAAGCAGTTTCTGATTTCGGCGGCGTGTTACGAACACGCCCCTGTCATTGGTGCGACACTCGAACGGATGACGGAGTGCGAGAACAAGTTGTTGGAGATTTGCGCGCAGTACGGCAGCGCCGTGTACGCCTGGTGCATTCTGCCCAATCATTATCACCTGTTACTGAAGACCGATCAGCAAAAAGCCTTGCTGGCCGAGTTGGGCCGGTTTCACGGGCGTTCGTCATACGAATGGAATTTGCAGGACGCTTGCACGCGACGCAAAACCTGGCATCGCTGTTTTGATCGTGACATCCGTTCGCATCGGCATTTCTGGGCGAGCGTCAACTATGTGCATCACAACCCGGTGTAG
- a CDS encoding multicopper oxidase domain-containing protein produces MLNKWGNLPRRSFLQVAGYGAVGVLSKAATAPVTASAVDVELMLRATLLEVPLWPGPATRVWGYQGEVLAGDPLSLQPLQAPARGYPVRYPNLLSQAPPRRGSAPYSYLGPIIRLRRGQRVRIHFTNLLPEATVMHWHGLHVPPEADAHPSLLVAPGQSYVYEFDVLNRAGTYWFHPHPDGRTARQVYHGLAGLFIVTDEEEAAVGLPAGSAEVPLVLQDRLIDADNQFVYSVNTGMEGFLGDRILVNGRPDFMLAVTRRAYRLRLLNGSNSRVYKLAWSDGAPLQVIGTDGGLLERPVEREYVMLVPGERVELWADFSSREVNEELQLRSLPFSGVNAGMGGAQALPNGAAFTVLKVRVTGGARESGVLPARLSTINRYRLEDAVNRAAPRSFAVTFGMMSGGMRWLLNGRPYNQDEVAANEVVQLNTTEVWELVNNSTGGPTGGMMGMSMVHPLHIHGLQFQVLERQGGIAGYETVRYGYVDEGWKDTVMLMPGERIRLLMRFEDFTGKYVYHCHNLEHEDAGMMRNYLVRG; encoded by the coding sequence ATGCTGAACAAATGGGGAAATCTGCCCAGACGCAGTTTTTTGCAAGTGGCCGGGTACGGCGCGGTAGGAGTGCTGAGCAAGGCGGCCACTGCGCCGGTTACAGCCTCAGCCGTGGATGTGGAACTGATGTTGCGGGCGACACTGTTGGAAGTGCCGCTCTGGCCCGGCCCGGCGACACGCGTTTGGGGGTACCAAGGCGAAGTTTTAGCGGGCGACCCGCTCAGCTTGCAACCGTTGCAAGCGCCGGCGCGTGGCTATCCCGTCCGTTACCCCAATCTGTTGAGTCAAGCGCCACCGCGCCGGGGCAGCGCGCCATATAGCTATCTCGGCCCGATCATTCGTCTGCGGCGCGGCCAGCGCGTGCGCATCCATTTCACCAACCTATTGCCCGAAGCGACGGTAATGCACTGGCACGGCTTGCACGTGCCGCCAGAGGCGGACGCGCACCCAAGCTTGTTGGTTGCACCGGGGCAAAGTTATGTCTACGAGTTCGACGTGCTGAATCGCGCGGGCACCTATTGGTTTCACCCGCATCCCGATGGGCGCACGGCGCGGCAGGTTTATCACGGGCTGGCCGGGCTGTTCATTGTTACTGACGAAGAAGAGGCCGCCGTCGGGTTGCCTGCGGGCAGCGCAGAGGTGCCGCTGGTGCTGCAAGACCGGCTGATTGACGCGGACAATCAATTTGTTTACTCGGTGAACACGGGCATGGAAGGCTTCCTGGGCGACCGCATCTTGGTCAACGGGCGGCCCGATTTCATGTTGGCAGTGACGCGGCGTGCGTACCGGTTGCGCTTACTCAACGGCTCGAATTCACGCGTCTATAAATTGGCCTGGAGCGATGGCGCGCCGTTGCAAGTGATCGGCACGGATGGCGGTTTGCTCGAACGCCCGGTCGAGCGCGAGTACGTGATGCTGGTGCCGGGCGAACGCGTGGAATTGTGGGCTGATTTCAGTTCGCGCGAAGTAAACGAAGAATTGCAGTTGCGCAGTCTGCCGTTCAGCGGCGTGAACGCGGGAATGGGCGGCGCGCAGGCCTTGCCGAACGGCGCGGCGTTCACGGTGCTGAAGGTGCGTGTGACAGGCGGCGCGCGCGAATCCGGTGTATTGCCCGCGCGGCTCTCGACGATCAACCGCTATCGTCTGGAAGACGCGGTCAATCGTGCTGCGCCGCGCAGTTTTGCCGTCACGTTCGGGATGATGAGCGGCGGTATGCGCTGGCTGCTCAACGGGCGTCCTTACAATCAAGACGAAGTCGCCGCTAATGAAGTCGTCCAACTCAATACCACCGAGGTGTGGGAACTGGTCAACAATTCTACCGGCGGCCCGACTGGCGGGATGATGGGGATGAGCATGGTTCATCCGCTACACATTCACGGACTGCAATTTCAGGTGCTCGAACGGCAGGGCGGTATCGCAGGTTATGAAACCGTGCGGTACGGATATGTGGACGAAGGCTGGAAAGACACTGTGATGCTGATGCCGGGCGAGCGCATCAGGCTGTTAATGCGCTTCGAGGATTTCACCGGCAAGTACGTTTATCACTGCCACAACCTGGAACACGAGGACGCGGGGATGATGCGCAATTACCTGGTGCGCGGTTGA
- a CDS encoding TonB-dependent receptor: MTSVFFRAARGRVLWVSLVWLLLCGVTALGQETRSTILGTVKDAAGAVVPGAAIEITNADTNASTRLSSNEKGYFEAAYLLPGNYNLTVVATGFKKYVQTGYVLTVNSRQNLDLTLEIGGTSETVTVTASNAALLETTNGNGTASLEQRQIADLPVMSNSAILLARGVPGMQWTAQPNYLGMHSNAGGSAISAAGGVGGNEYSLDGVPNMAQGRRAGYLPYTDTVAEFKVETAPFDASKGHTTSASISLSTKSGTNDYHGTLSWQHWQQRLNGTQSTTNSGYWARIKQAEAAGNSTLAEQLKSVSPQPSGRSNNWSASGGGPVRVPWLFNGKDKLFFFFGYNAAKDVKTEEATAVNRTVPSDAHRKGDFSDLLKLDPVRYQIYDPRTARLVNGVVTRDPFPNNQVPILNPMYKFYEPLWPHANNVPGVVGADGTNNYLASATPFNWDYKAFTNRVDLALTAKQRMFGKWSYSNFNPEDRNDWTYETARGLQQNGLVRKNIGITFDHVYTLNSTTIFNWSVAWNRFIEGSASNAVQTGFPPSKVGLPSYLDAKAGPNIHLPNVDFNAYSDFTRGYPGFARYSVGTVRGELLKTIKTHSLRFGVDLRENWRASNGPGNSSGNFQFFNNYVRQAQNTTNAGTIGLEWAAFMLGVPTNASISTNDDLYLWNKFYSGYVQDDWKLSRKLTVNLGLRYELEGGFRERFNRGLTGFDLNAQLPIAAGAQAAYATLPASLLALRPASDFIVKGGTTFLGKDGAPDTVNKAQPGWMPRFGFAYQLNDKTVLRGGWGMFFDTNNVLNDGLNQTGYSRGTSTTITNDNGLTFLGTNLTAAACRASLTACTTLLADPFPVRADGTRFDVPLGNALGVMALTGRGLNTYLDYNWERARQQRFRLGVQRQIGHSMVAEIAMLGSRTDHIQVSKRIDALPGKYWATGLIRNNALANDLNSTLTNPFNINNFAALRTSLPVIYADMLTNSFFTNTTIGKATLLRPYPNGANLVNGRDPGGEQVYNHLEATLTKRFSNGYLFQASYLWSSNIERVVRENEFDEELRWRPTNNSAPHNLNVNFIYELPFGKGKKLLSGNKWLGALVGRLAGRRHLQQDERARLRSGQLVLLWQRPARGSQRHQRPDRGRLV, from the coding sequence ATGACATCTGTGTTTTTCCGAGCGGCACGCGGGCGTGTGCTGTGGGTTAGTTTGGTGTGGTTGTTGTTATGCGGCGTGACGGCTCTTGGGCAAGAGACCCGCAGCACGATTCTCGGCACGGTCAAAGACGCTGCCGGAGCCGTGGTGCCCGGCGCAGCCATCGAGATCACCAACGCTGATACCAATGCTTCGACCCGCCTCTCGTCCAATGAGAAAGGCTATTTCGAAGCGGCTTATCTGCTGCCGGGCAACTACAACCTGACCGTTGTGGCGACCGGCTTCAAAAAGTATGTGCAAACCGGCTATGTGCTGACGGTCAACAGCCGCCAGAATCTCGATTTGACGCTTGAAATCGGCGGCACCAGCGAAACGGTCACCGTGACCGCCAGCAACGCGGCTTTGCTCGAGACCACCAACGGCAATGGCACCGCTTCGCTCGAACAACGCCAGATCGCCGACCTGCCGGTGATGAGCAACAGCGCCATTTTGCTCGCGCGCGGCGTGCCCGGCATGCAATGGACGGCGCAGCCCAACTATTTGGGCATGCACTCTAACGCGGGCGGTTCGGCCATCAGCGCGGCGGGCGGCGTCGGCGGCAACGAATACTCGCTCGACGGCGTGCCGAATATGGCACAGGGGCGGCGCGCGGGCTATCTGCCTTACACCGACACGGTCGCCGAATTCAAAGTCGAGACCGCGCCCTTCGATGCCAGCAAGGGCCACACGACGAGCGCCTCGATTTCGCTTTCGACCAAGAGCGGCACCAACGATTATCACGGCACGCTCTCGTGGCAGCACTGGCAACAGCGCCTCAACGGCACCCAGAGCACGACCAATTCAGGTTATTGGGCGCGCATCAAACAGGCCGAAGCGGCAGGGAACTCGACGCTGGCCGAACAATTGAAATCCGTCAGCCCGCAACCCAGCGGGCGTTCCAACAACTGGTCTGCTTCGGGCGGCGGGCCGGTGCGCGTGCCCTGGCTGTTCAACGGCAAAGACAAACTCTTCTTCTTCTTCGGCTACAACGCGGCCAAGGACGTGAAGACCGAAGAAGCGACCGCCGTCAATCGCACGGTGCCGAGCGATGCGCATCGCAAAGGCGATTTTTCTGACCTCTTGAAACTCGATCCCGTGCGCTATCAGATTTACGACCCGCGCACAGCGCGTTTGGTCAACGGCGTCGTTACGCGCGATCCTTTCCCCAACAATCAGGTGCCGATTCTGAATCCGATGTACAAGTTTTATGAGCCGCTCTGGCCGCACGCCAATAACGTACCCGGCGTGGTCGGCGCGGACGGCACGAACAACTATCTAGCTTCGGCCACGCCGTTCAACTGGGACTACAAGGCGTTCACCAACCGCGTGGACTTGGCGCTGACCGCCAAGCAGCGCATGTTCGGCAAGTGGAGTTACAGCAACTTCAACCCTGAAGATCGCAACGACTGGACTTATGAAACGGCGCGTGGGCTGCAACAGAACGGGCTGGTACGCAAGAACATCGGCATCACTTTCGACCACGTTTACACCTTGAACTCGACGACCATCTTTAACTGGTCGGTGGCGTGGAACCGCTTTATCGAGGGCAGCGCTTCCAATGCCGTGCAGACCGGTTTCCCGCCCAGCAAAGTCGGCTTGCCTAGTTATCTCGACGCCAAAGCCGGGCCGAACATTCACCTGCCCAACGTGGATTTCAACGCCTACAGCGATTTTACGCGCGGCTATCCGGGCTTTGCCCGTTACAGCGTGGGCACGGTGCGCGGTGAATTGCTCAAGACGATCAAAACGCACAGCCTGCGTTTCGGCGTGGACTTGCGCGAAAACTGGCGCGCGTCGAACGGCCCTGGCAACAGTTCGGGCAATTTCCAATTCTTCAACAACTATGTGCGGCAGGCGCAGAACACGACCAACGCCGGCACCATCGGGTTGGAATGGGCGGCGTTCATGTTAGGCGTGCCGACCAACGCTTCGATCAGCACGAACGACGACTTGTATCTCTGGAACAAGTTTTACTCCGGCTATGTGCAGGACGATTGGAAGCTGAGCCGCAAGCTGACAGTCAACCTGGGCTTGCGCTATGAACTCGAAGGCGGTTTCCGCGAACGTTTCAATCGCGGTTTGACCGGCTTTGACCTCAACGCACAATTGCCGATTGCGGCGGGCGCGCAGGCGGCTTACGCCACCTTGCCCGCTTCCCTCTTGGCGTTGCGTCCGGCCAGCGATTTTATCGTCAAAGGCGGCACGACCTTCCTGGGCAAAGACGGCGCGCCCGACACGGTCAACAAAGCGCAGCCGGGTTGGATGCCGCGTTTCGGGTTCGCCTATCAACTCAACGACAAGACCGTGTTGCGCGGCGGCTGGGGCATGTTCTTCGACACGAACAACGTGCTGAATGACGGTTTGAACCAGACCGGTTACAGCCGCGGCACCAGTACGACGATCACCAACGACAACGGCCTGACCTTTCTTGGCACCAACCTGACTGCGGCGGCTTGTCGTGCCAGCCTGACGGCTTGCACAACGTTGTTGGCCGATCCGTTTCCGGTGCGCGCCGATGGGACGCGCTTCGATGTGCCGCTGGGCAATGCCTTGGGCGTGATGGCGCTCACCGGACGCGGCCTCAATACTTACCTGGATTACAACTGGGAGCGCGCGCGGCAACAGCGCTTCCGCCTCGGCGTGCAGCGTCAAATCGGGCATTCGATGGTGGCCGAAATCGCCATGCTCGGTTCGCGCACCGATCACATCCAGGTCAGCAAACGCATTGACGCGCTGCCGGGCAAGTATTGGGCGACGGGGCTGATTCGCAACAACGCGCTGGCCAACGATCTGAATTCGACGCTGACCAATCCGTTCAACATTAACAACTTTGCCGCGTTGCGCACCTCGCTGCCGGTGATTTATGCCGACATGCTCACCAACAGCTTTTTCACCAACACCACCATCGGCAAAGCCACGCTGTTGCGGCCCTATCCGAACGGCGCGAATCTGGTGAACGGGCGCGACCCCGGCGGCGAGCAGGTTTACAACCATCTCGAAGCCACGCTGACCAAGCGGTTCTCCAACGGCTATTTGTTCCAGGCGTCGTACCTCTGGTCATCGAATATCGAACGCGTGGTGCGCGAGAATGAATTTGACGAAGAGTTGCGCTGGCGACCGACCAATAACTCGGCGCCGCACAACCTGAACGTCAACTTCATCTATGAACTGCCGTTCGGCAAAGGCAAGAAATTGCTGTCTGGTAACAAATGGCTGGGCGCGCTGGTGGGGCGGCTGGCAGGTCGGCGGCATTTACAACAAGATGAGCGGGCGCGCTTACGATCTGGGCAATTGGTTTTATTATGGCAACGACCTGCGCGCGGCAGCCAAAGACACCAAAGACCAGACCGTGGACGCCTGGTTTAA